From a single Sphingobium lignivorans genomic region:
- a CDS encoding transglycosylase domain-containing protein, with amino-acid sequence MAKAQAVSRVRLWFFRLLKIGIALGIAGLIMLAIAVVIAMQSLPGFDALKSSPNGQMIRVHAADGTVIVSLGPSYGRWLSYDQIPEVMTRALVSVEDKRFYMHPGVDPIGMGRGAWRAFERRGQGRRIEGASTITQQLARNIFLNNSYSAGRKLREIVLALAIERKFSKREILELYLNKVYFGGGAYGVDAASRKFFNHPATELSLAEAAIIAGLVKAPSHYSPTADAEAATGRAGVVLDVMAANGDISQAERAAVDLGSVEMVPEKAQDSVRYFTDWVLPQLDDLIDEQEQPLDVYTTIDLRLQRAAVAAIKGNVPGGAQGALVSLDRDGAVRALVGGLDYISSNYNRATTAERQPGSAFKLFVYLAALESGYSPDTRVNDSPVTINGWSPRNDNRKNVGEIDVRTAFAYSVNTVAAKLGMEVGFASVADMARRFGISTTINTHPSMVLGTSEVHLIDMTQAFASVARKGVAVRPYGILKVATADGEVLYEHKDDTSRVLVAPWVAAGMTDLMQTAVNTGTGRNAQIGRPVAGKTGTTSSNKDGWFIGFSSGITTGVWMGRDDGRAVGGLAGGRAPARAFANYMKVAVANRPVETFETEVTLPEWQLEPDEEAYGQPDNGMMVDENGLPLDAPVSASETDSTGETESPAPPAAPAEAPQRIDQRWIDEVLGRGQRTPPASQPSPRPSPSQAAPARPQG; translated from the coding sequence ATGGCCAAGGCACAAGCGGTGAGCCGCGTCCGGCTCTGGTTTTTCAGGCTGCTCAAGATCGGGATCGCGCTCGGCATCGCCGGGCTCATCATGCTGGCCATCGCGGTCGTGATCGCGATGCAGTCATTGCCGGGCTTTGACGCGCTCAAGAGCTCGCCGAACGGCCAGATGATTCGCGTCCACGCTGCGGACGGCACGGTGATCGTCTCGCTGGGCCCGAGTTACGGGCGCTGGCTGAGCTACGACCAGATTCCGGAAGTCATGACGCGCGCGCTCGTCTCGGTCGAGGACAAGCGCTTCTACATGCATCCGGGCGTCGATCCGATCGGCATGGGACGCGGCGCCTGGCGCGCGTTCGAGCGGCGCGGGCAGGGGCGCCGGATCGAGGGCGCCTCGACTATCACCCAGCAGCTCGCCCGCAATATCTTCCTCAACAACAGCTATTCCGCCGGTCGCAAGCTGCGTGAGATCGTGCTCGCGCTGGCGATCGAGCGCAAGTTCAGCAAGCGCGAAATTCTCGAGCTTTACCTGAACAAGGTCTATTTCGGCGGTGGCGCTTATGGCGTGGACGCAGCGAGCCGCAAATTCTTCAATCATCCGGCAACCGAGCTGAGCCTCGCGGAAGCGGCCATCATCGCGGGCCTCGTCAAGGCGCCCTCCCATTACTCGCCGACGGCCGATGCCGAGGCGGCAACCGGCCGTGCCGGCGTGGTCCTCGACGTGATGGCGGCCAATGGCGACATCAGCCAGGCCGAACGGGCGGCCGTGGATCTCGGCAGTGTCGAGATGGTGCCGGAAAAAGCGCAGGACAGCGTGCGCTACTTCACTGACTGGGTCCTGCCGCAGCTCGACGACCTGATCGACGAGCAGGAGCAGCCGCTCGATGTCTACACCACCATTGACCTGCGCCTGCAGCGGGCGGCGGTTGCCGCGATCAAGGGCAATGTCCCGGGCGGGGCGCAAGGCGCGCTCGTCAGCCTGGATCGGGACGGCGCGGTGCGGGCGCTCGTCGGCGGGCTGGATTATATCAGCTCCAACTATAACCGCGCGACGACCGCCGAGCGGCAACCGGGCTCCGCCTTCAAGCTGTTCGTCTATCTGGCCGCGCTCGAATCGGGCTATTCGCCGGATACGCGCGTCAACGACAGTCCGGTGACCATCAACGGCTGGAGCCCGCGCAACGACAATCGCAAGAATGTCGGCGAGATCGATGTGCGGACCGCCTTCGCCTACTCGGTCAACACGGTCGCGGCCAAGCTGGGCATGGAAGTGGGCTTTGCATCGGTCGCGGACATGGCAAGGCGCTTCGGCATTTCGACGACGATCAACACGCATCCCTCGATGGTGCTTGGCACGTCCGAGGTCCACCTCATCGACATGACGCAGGCCTTCGCCTCCGTCGCGCGCAAGGGCGTCGCGGTGCGACCCTATGGCATCCTCAAGGTCGCGACGGCGGACGGCGAAGTCCTGTACGAGCACAAGGACGATACCAGCCGCGTTCTGGTCGCGCCCTGGGTGGCGGCGGGCATGACGGACCTGATGCAGACAGCGGTCAACACCGGCACGGGCCGCAATGCGCAGATCGGCCGCCCCGTCGCCGGCAAGACCGGGACGACGAGCAGCAACAAGGATGGCTGGTTCATCGGTTTTTCGAGCGGCATCACGACCGGCGTCTGGATGGGCCGGGACGATGGGCGCGCCGTGGGTGGCCTCGCGGGCGGACGCGCACCGGCGCGTGCCTTTGCGAACTATATGAAAGTCGCGGTCGCGAACCGGCCGGTCGAAACCTTCGAGACCGAAGTCACGCTGCCCGAATGGCAGCTGGAGCCGGACGAGGAGGCCTATGGCCAGCCGGACAATGGCATGATGGTCGACGAGAATGGCCTGCCTCTCGACGCGCCGGTATCGGCTTCCGAGACCGATTCCACCGGCGAAACCGAGTCGCCCGCGCCGCCGGCCGCACCGGCAGAAGCGCCGCAGCGCATCGATCAGCGCTGGATCGACGAAGTGCTGGGCCGCGGCCAGCGCACGCCGCCCGCATCGCAGCCGTCGCCCCGTCCGAGCCCGTCGCAAGCGGCGCCGGCGCGGCCGCAGGGCTGA
- the msrB gene encoding peptide-methionine (R)-S-oxide reductase MsrB, whose translation MDKMNLSDAEWRERLTPEQYHVLREHGTERAFAGKYDGLKDAGIYHCAGCGLPLFDSGHKYDSGSGWPSFTAPMAQDAVTAYEDSSHGMRRVEVRCGRCDGHLGHVFPDGPGPAGLRFCMNSVALDFEPKDD comes from the coding sequence ATGGACAAGATGAATCTCAGCGACGCCGAATGGCGCGAACGGCTCACACCCGAGCAATATCACGTCCTGCGCGAGCACGGGACGGAACGGGCCTTCGCCGGCAAATATGATGGGCTGAAGGATGCCGGCATCTATCATTGCGCCGGCTGCGGCCTGCCGCTGTTCGACAGTGGCCATAAATATGACAGCGGCTCCGGTTGGCCCAGCTTCACCGCACCGATGGCACAAGATGCCGTCACCGCCTATGAGGACAGCAGCCACGGCATGCGCCGCGTGGAAGTCCGCTGCGGGCGCTGCGACGGCCATCTCGGCCATGTCTTTCCCGATGGGCCGGGACCGGCCGGGCTGCGCTTCTGCATGAACAGTGTCGCTCTCGATTTCGAGCCGAAGGACGATTGA
- a CDS encoding DUF1971 domain-containing protein, with translation MIAPRPYRSTPVFDEETLPAALRASHSTKAGTWGLIRVIEGELRLTFPETGRILLLAPGKPGQVNPGEIHFVTPLGPMKMQVDFHSLPPLSA, from the coding sequence ATGATTGCCCCCCGGCCGTATCGCTCGACGCCGGTCTTCGATGAGGAGACGCTGCCCGCCGCGCTGCGCGCCAGCCACAGCACCAAGGCCGGCACCTGGGGGCTGATCCGCGTGATCGAAGGCGAGCTGAGGCTGACTTTCCCCGAAACCGGCCGCATATTGCTGCTCGCACCCGGAAAGCCCGGGCAAGTGAACCCCGGCGAAATCCACTTCGTGACGCCCCTTGGTCCCATGAAGATGCAGGTGGATTTCCACAGTCTGCCGCCGCTGTCCGCCTGA
- a CDS encoding group III truncated hemoglobin, producing MTQEIHDGLLELDEEGLSRLVAAFYERVRADAALGPIFDDAIDDWPAHLEKLAAFWSSVMLTSGRYKGRPVPAHMKHRARITPALFERWLNLWAQVSNQLMTPAAALALQDRAQRIAQSLQLAMFFGPDDLAAVDRQRAARSLTDAGRP from the coding sequence ATGACCCAGGAAATTCATGACGGCCTGCTCGAGCTGGACGAGGAGGGACTGAGCCGCCTTGTGGCCGCCTTCTATGAACGGGTGCGTGCCGATGCGGCGTTGGGGCCCATCTTCGACGATGCGATCGACGACTGGCCGGCGCATCTGGAAAAGCTGGCCGCCTTCTGGTCCTCGGTGATGCTGACGAGCGGCCGTTACAAGGGCCGGCCGGTCCCGGCCCACATGAAGCATCGCGCGCGGATCACACCCGCCTTGTTCGAGCGATGGCTCAACCTCTGGGCGCAGGTGAGCAATCAATTGATGACGCCCGCGGCAGCCCTCGCCCTGCAGGACCGGGCGCAGCGCATCGCGCAGAGCCTGCAGCTGGCGATGTTCTTCGGGCCCGATGACCTCGCCGCCGTCGATCGACAGCGTGCGGCCAGATCCCTGACCGACGCCGGCCGGCCATGA